In Streptomyces thermolilacinus SPC6, a single genomic region encodes these proteins:
- the rpmF gene encoding 50S ribosomal protein L32 gives MAVPKRKMSRSNTRHRRAQWKASVPQLVSVTVDGSSYLVPQRLAKAYERGLLRPEG, from the coding sequence ATGGCTGTCCCCAAGCGCAAGATGTCCCGCAGCAACACCCGTCACCGGCGTGCGCAGTGGAAGGCGAGCGTGCCCCAGCTGGTGTCCGTCACGGTCGACGGCTCGTCCTACCTGGTGCCGCAGAGGCTGGCCAAGGCGTACGAGCGCGGCCTGCTGCGGCCGGAGGGGTGA